CGGTGTGCCGTCTCCCTGGGATCGCCGTCACCGACCGTCGCGTTCACAGGCACGCGACCGACCATCGGTCCCTGCCCGACGTAGCGATACAGCGGCGTCGCCTCGTCTGTCGCTCGACAGTCCGTGATCGCGAGCGAAACACCGTGTCTGGCCGCCGCAGCACCCGCGGCTGTTTCGAGTGCATCCTCCAGATTCCCGCCATCGCGGAGTTCCCGACTGGCGCGTTCGAGGGCGTCCTCACAATCCGCAATCGGCTCCGTCCAGCCGGAAAGCGGCGTCGCCTCGCCGTAGCCAACCGTTGTGTCGTCGCCCGCTCGGTCCGCAAGTCGGAGCAGAAATCCCTCCCGCACATCGATCGAGCCCGACGCCGTCTCCAGTGGCTCTCTGAGCGGGAGCGAAAATCGTCGGTACTCGAGTTCGAACCGTGGGGCGTCGCCACCGGACACTTAGATCACCATCCCTGCGGCGAACAGTGCCGCGTACAGTGCGAGCAGTTTGCCGGTTGCCTCGAGCGCTGGGTTGAGTGCCTCGCCGTCGGTTCTGGTCCAGATCGTCCGTGCGGTGATGACGGCATAGGGAATCGTGGCGAGCGGGAGCAGGACGCTCACGGCGAAGCCCTCGCCGAGCCAGAGCCAGACGGGGACGAGGTACGCGAGCGCGAGCATGGCAGTGTACTCGATGCGACTTCCGCGATACCCGAGGCGGACAGCGAGCGTTCGTTTGCCGGTCTCGGCGTCGGTCTCGAGGTCGCGGACGTTGTTGACGATGATGATCGCCGTCGAGAGCGCGGCGATCGGGAGACTGGCGAGAAACGCTCCCCAGGTAATCGTGCCGGCGGGAACCGTCGTGATGAACGACTCGACCGCTGCGGCGGCCTGCACGTAGTAGGTGCCGACGACGGCGACGATGCCGAAGAAGACGAACACGAAGAGATCACCGAGGCCGTGGTAGCCGAGCGGGTAGGGGCCGCCGGTGTAGGCCCAGCCACA
The DNA window shown above is from Natrialba magadii ATCC 43099 and carries:
- a CDS encoding 1,4-dihydroxy-2-naphthoate polyprenyltransferase, which codes for MSTAEVDMSRTKAWLLAARPQTLPAAAAPIIVAVGLAIHDGVFAPGPALMAFVGAALIQIGTNFANDYYDAIKGADTDDREGFTRVTQAGIIPPEQVKLATAVTFALAILSGTYLVYIGGLPILVIGLVSVFCGWAYTGGPYPLGYHGLGDLFVFVFFGIVAVVGTYYVQAAAAVESFITTVPAGTITWGAFLASLPIAALSTAIIIVNNVRDLETDAETGKRTLAVRLGYRGSRIEYTAMLALAYLVPVWLWLGEGFAVSVLLPLATIPYAVITARTIWTRTDGEALNPALEATGKLLALYAALFAAGMVI